agagaagttaccatatgagaggaccctggaggagaacgccgagatcgcgcgagaagaagtgaggaacttctttgaaggggtgaaagcaaagaaacatccacctccggaggagaaggtagatcgggtgaaagtgaagcgcactctggctgccctgacaaaaccaccgaagtctgatccgccgaaaggaaactatgaccgcattattggaaaggaatttgccgaagcggagcggtcgagaagtactgtcagtgatcaaaggctgaaagaacgacgagctgggaaacaaattgcccagctcggcgaacaagcgaagcaatcatgccccccgctcaaggtgcctagccacaacgtcgctaatgatccgaggatggtgcccggttatagcaatcttgcagattacctgcctgacgaagtacattatgaacccatggacgtgcagatacaaagatacgagtatgggaagcctctcgtcaaagatgaaagatctctatcaacaatgatgcgaagattgcatgattggtacttgaaaatctgcagagactctggggggaggagtactttgtatgtgaaagttaaaaaggagcatgacctcgttcgaattgatctgttgcctgttccatttgaggagttctatcagtttttcaatcaattggccctcgataaaacaacggtcgcctgctactgtctgtaagtagtactacttctgtcattaagtttctctatatagcttagctctttcattgcatgtatttataatcatcctcactatattatgcagattgaagatcgccgaattgaagaaaagacaagtcggtgatattgggttcattaacacatatctcatagatgcaactcaggttaaacttcatgccgcagctaccgaggccaacttgctatgatcgttcGTAACAAATCAAaataaagatataatactctttccttacaacttcaggtgagtgttactgtcttgtgcgtattcggtttcccttatatattagtcaaggttatagtaatgtaattcatgagttatgcatgtgtgtgcagtttccactatattctcctagagattaagcttgagcagggactagtaaccgtcttagactcaaaacgaaaagatccccaggactatgcagacatgactcaaatactccagaagtaagttaaatcgatcattatccaccatatcagcaactttcttcatttcctgatatcaagtaattgttttctttgtccggcagggtttggagaaaattcaccaaaacagttccgggactgcggaaggagctggaatttagacacccgaaagtaagtactatagtaacatgttccgcgcatctcctagtgattcaagcgctagtttcatcaataccatttaacattcttgcttatcagtttgattgacctctatttcttgtaaagtggttgtggcaggaacaagggaatgatttctgtggatactacatctgcgagtccatccgccacacgacctgtgagcggggcgggtactctaacgaacaatatgaagtacgtaaataacaacattcacaattttattttattaccatcatttgtgttgagtttcattcatttatatatatatatatgtatgtattgacccccttcttcaaattagatgtttcggaagcgggatgaactcctagcaccagctcgcatgcgagcaattcaagaggaattggcggaattctttcttgaccacgtgatccctgaagacggagaattctatgtggaccctgagtttgtatgattatatttgtaagagataattattgtatatatgtagccggtagtgtcagatagatatacgagaacttgttgttcgaccaatctctcggagaaggagaggtggtcgatatcacttctctctgtatgcatatatgttcatgacgatcttctgtttcctttgtttgcttactagctagccagcgtgtctagtcctctctatacgtatgtatagtatgtagcgtcgaccaagcacggacataagagaggacacttctctctattaattatagctagctaacacaatatatgaaacacctaaattaaccccccaaaacccccaacccNNNNNNNNNNNNNNNNNNNNNNNNNNNNNNNNNNNNNNNNNNNNNNNNNNNNNNNNNNNNNNNNNNNNNNNNNNNNNNNNNNNNNNNNNNNNNNNNNNNNNNNNNNNNNNNNNNNNNNNNNNNNNNNNNNNNNNNNNNNNNNNNNNNNNNNNNNNNNNNNNNNNNNNNNNNNNNNNNNNNNNNNNNNNNNNNNNNNNNNNNNNNNNNNNNNNNNNNNNNNNNNNNNNNNNNNNNNNNNNNNNNNNNNNNNNNNNNNNNNNNNNNNNNNNNNNNNNNNNNNNNNNNNNNNNNNNNNNNNNNNNNNNNNNNNNNNNNNNNNNNNNNNNNNNNaaaaacaaaaaccccagccacagaaatgctgacgcgtggattcctattggtcccggttggtgccaccaaccgggaccaaagggtctcctgactgggctctgcgcactgcccacgtggaggcccatcagtcccggttctggattgaaccgggactaaagggtcggggcattagtaccaacactttagtcctggttcaggaaccgggactaaaggcccttacgaaccgggactataggccctttttctaccagtgaatatagatttcttctttcacatgggtgcgcgttcgtcagcgtcattcggaacaggttgtccgtcaggaccctttccaaagactaccttcaaatccttgaccatatcatgtacatcagcaccagtacggtggcgaggattcgtccggtgatctgcctcacctttgaaatgtttgcctttctttcttacgggatgcctgcttggaagaaattgacgatgtcccagtacacattcttcctacaattgtccaaatatatactgtcggtatcatccaaacagtgtatggatgcgcggtatcccttgtttgtctgtcctgaaaggttactaagagcaggccaatcattgatggtcacgaacagcaaggccttttggtcaaattcttcccccatgtgctcatcccacgcacgtacacctgttccattccacagctataagagttcttcaactaatggccttaggtacacatcaatgtcattgccgggtttcttagggccttcgatgagcactagcatcataatgaacttccgcttcatgcacaaccaaggaggaagattatacaaacatagagtcacaggccaggtgctatggttgctgctctgctcttcgagaggattaatgccatctgcgcttagaccaaaccatacgttcattgcgtcatctgcaaactccttgccgtactttctctcgatttttctccacttcgacccgtcagcgggtactctcaactttccatctttcttacggtcttctctgtgccatcgcatcgccttggcatgctctttgttttgaaataaacgtttcaaccgtggtattataggagcataccacatcaccttggcaggaatcttcttcctggggcgctcgccctcgacatcaccagggtcaccgcgcctgatcttatagcgcaatgcaccgcataccgggaaagcgttcaaatcctcgtactcaccgcggtagaggatgcagtgattagggcatgcatgtatcttctgcacctctaaccctagagggcagacagccttctttgcttcgtacgtactctcggggcaatccgttgtcctttggaagcatattctttatcattaccggAAACTTTCCAAATACCTtgttagatacaccattctctgccttccattgcagcaattccaatgtggtgcccaactttttcttgtcagcctcGCAATTCGGGTataacaatttcttgtgatcctctaacacgcgctgcaacttcttctcctTTTCAGTTGCGCAGTTTaactttgcatcggcaatggcctgacctagatcatcagcgggctcatctgatgcctcttcttcagcttcttcccgcattgtcggctcaacttcttccctcattgttgtatcatcgtattcaggaaacccatcatggccaggatagctgtcgtcgtcctcttattcttcattgtcttccatcataacccctctttctccctgcttggtccaaacattatagtggggcatcaaaccggactcaaacaggtggacgtgaatggttcttgacttagagtaattgttATCATTCTTACAGCcgacacatggacaaggcataaaaccatccgcccgcttatTTGTCTCAGCCGCAAgaagaaaagtttgcacgccattaatgaactcgagagagcatcggtcatcgtacatccattgtcggctcatcttcattacacaacatcgaaaagaccaaattaatacaagttcatacataaagttcatacaacacttaaatgcaataacaaataactctctagctaaagaatttaaatgcaacaacaaatgcgatcaagatcgcaactaaggtaacaattgatcctaCAACATAAttataccaagcctcactatgaatgccatattttctaatctttctaatcttcaagcgcattttcttcatcttaatcttgtgatcatcgacgacatcagcaacatgcaactccaattccatcttctccccctcaattcttttcattttttctttcaaatcctcgttttctctttcaactaaatttaacctcttgagaatagggtcggttggaattttcggttcacatacctcctacatacaaatatctatgtcatcttgatgggcataatttgtcaaaaacacgaaatgcaacaaatagttttaaaagagaatataccacatccgaatcataacccggacgagggccgacggggacggataccaaaaccatggcactatgtataacaaacaacgcacatgtaagataattatacgagtaactatatatccaaatcacacaaacatcaattttttatataaaacattcatgaacaagaggctcaccacaaggtggtgccggcgacgggacggtgcgagcgatcgacggtggttacgacggagatttagaaggcactaagtaaaccacacctatatatgtaaactaagtgttatttttgacctcagattgcatataaatcaaatactagcatatatatataattcctcccaaattactaaactcacgaatcaatcactatataaagcattgcaagagctaatctagcaatgagagatgaaaggacaaagttgctaacctttgtgatcatttgaatggatgggggccttcaaatcttgacaaattttgggcaaaatgtgtgatgagcttgagaggaagaggggaagaacagagaggataagggaaaggggaagaacagagcgagctcgggtggacgaagagtgtatgtaggacgacctttagtaccggttcgtgatacgacccggtactaaaggtgctggaggggccccagactgacaacatcctgccaccactcactttagtaccggttcgtggcacgaaccggtgctaaaggttcgccacgaaccggtagtaatgaaagcggccggctagccgttggaaccggcactaacgcacacattagtgccggctcaaaaccaaactggtactaatgtgcttcacatttgaccttttttctactagtgacacttGCCAACAGGAACGACGGTATGGCAAGACAACAACGCTCTACATGGAATTCGTCCCCGCAGACCTGGTGCCACCGATGGAGGTGAAGAAGGATGGGGTAAAGAGGAAGGTGGTGGCTTGAAAGAAGGTCGAGGTGGGTAAGATGAACAATCAGTGACGACAGAACGCGAGGCAAGGCCACACCCGCTTCGCGCATCATGGAAGCAAGAGCAAAACTAGGGACGTGGCTAGATATAAGTTGACTGGAAAAAAACATTTGGATCAGTCGATCTGTTTTGAGTCGTTGAATGCAAGATGAATGGCTATATCGCCTTCTTCAACCTCCTGCCCTCATGTTCATCTCTTTCCCGAAACCACCGCACGTACAACCGGCCCAACCGCCTGCCTCACTACACCGCCCTGCCTTCATTGTCGCCCACTGCACTGCTGGCGCCACCCCTGGCCATCTCTCTAAACCGGCGACCACCAGTTTTTTTTTCCGTCAAACTTCAGACTCGCCTCCTCCTACTCGCCGTCGGTTGTGGCTCGCTCTTGTGCGAAGTCGCGGACGGCGGCGCCGGTCTGCAGCCTCGCTCGCTCGGCGCTCCGCACGACCGCTGCTTCCTTCCCAAAAAAAAGGACTGGCCCGAATTTGAAATTCAGCCAATTGGCGTGCAGCCATAATAAAAAAAAACCCAGACAAAAGCAAATGAGAAAATAAACCAGCCAACGTAGCATGCACAGTCAACACTGAAAAATGGGTCCAAGGCGTCAGAACCGAAAAACAATAAGAAGGTAAGTGGCGCAAGTTTTCTTAAATGGGTCAAATATACGAACTTCCAATTAAATTCGGAGTTAGGAAACGAGGCGGCGTTGTTGTCATTTCCGAGAGCTCGCAGTCATGGCAGCAATGCATGCATCCGCTCGCGGACCGGTCGACAATCCCCCCACTTAAACCCTTCCCCAGTCAAGATTGGCCGAGCAAAtaaaaggactaggaggggaatcATACTGCCTACCCGTGGTTACTGCATCTGCATCCATTTGGTGGGAGGGGAACGGTGTGGTTTTCCATAGCTAAGAGAGATGCACCGGCGATGGGGGCCTCGCCGGCGTTCCGCCAGGCTGCTAGCCCGAGCGGATCTCATCAGCGAGCTCCCCGACGAtctgctcctcctcgtcctcacccGTCTCCactgcgccgccaccgccgcgcgcACCGGCATCCTCTCCCGCCGGTGGCGTAGCCTCTGGCCCCGCCTCCGCCGAATCGTCTTCCACGACGTTCCGTTCCGCTCGCTCGAAGCGGTGCTCGGCTGCTTCCCCCTTCCCCCGCCCGCGGTTTCCCTCATCGTCATCCGCCTCCCCAAGCAGGACAACCGCGTCCCCAAGGAGCAGCGCGCGGACGACGAAGCCCGCGTCAACTCGCTGCTCCGCGCCGCCGCGCGGCTCGAGCCGGAGATGTTCATCTTTGAGCTCCCCTCGGAGTTAATCGAGGGTTCCTTCGTCGTCGACCTGCCTTGCTTCCACCGCGCCACCACCATCATGCTGCTCCTTTCCTCCGTCGTCTGCTCCTTGCCAGCCGGCGTCGAGTTCCCCGCACTCGAGACGCTATCCCTCTCGTACTGCACTGCCAACATCGACCgcttgctctcctgctgcccgcgCTTGCGCACGCTCTACCTCACCTTGGTTTCTTTCGATAAGGACGGCCTGACGGTCAACTCGGCATCGCTTCAGGAGATTGCAGTGGTCGCCTGCAGGGTAAGCAATATCAACATCGTTGCCCCGGTGCTTAAACAATTGAGCATGACCATTCACACCTCGGAGGAAGTCAGCGTTTCCGCCTTGGCACCCATGGTAGAGAAAGTTTCGTGGCATTGCTCCTGGTTCGTGGCACCCATGTTTGGTGTTTGGCAACTGGACAGTTTGGAGCTAAAGACGGCAGAGAGACAAGGACAGCTCCCTTCGCTGCACATTCATGCCTCTGCTTACACCGTTCGGTCCTTCTCCTGCTCAATTTTCTGCACACTCGTGCTCCGACTACACTAAATTTTGTGAATGATCGATATGTCCTGCCAAATTGTTTTTCAGAGCTTGTTTGTTATTTTGCACGGCGGAGTGGGCACCTTTGCACAGGAGCTAGAGAAGCATATGATTGCTAAGTTTTCTGTTTTGGAGCTACATCTCACAGCAAATGGACATGTTTTTGGAGCACTCGTGTTTCATATCCTAGGGATGAATCTAATTCGATGTGCTACGCAGATGCTTAGTGTTGACCTACAGACATCAGAGGTAATTTTCTGCTCTGATTATATATATACCCCGATAATACATTCTGTAATAAGTAGTaatttatatattttttcctttttaattAGGAGAATGAAGAATGCACATTTGATTGCCCTTGTGAGCCCACGGGTTGGAGATCCCAAATGATCTCCTTGACTGCTCTTGAAGaagtggagatcaatggctttggAGGAGACGATCATGAGATTGATTTCTTGAAACTGATATTCAAAGGTGCGCCAATGCTTAAAAAAGTGATAGTGAAGCTGTCAGATGGGGCCTCATCAAGTAGCGATGGATGCACAAATATATACAACATGTTCAAGGCTTATTCCTCTGTGGAATTCTATGTTTATCTTAGCTCTGGTGAGTATGTTTTGCATGCCTGATACCATGCTTATAGATGCAGCAAGGACATAAAATACTAATGGTGTGGCCAAATGGTCAGTATTAGCTAAATATGCTTACCAGTGAATTTATGTGGGTAAACCCTCATATCCTTGTCAAATAATAGAACCTGAATGGAGTAGTGGCTGGTAAATGGTTTCAATGCAGCCTTCCTTACCTTAGTTGTCCTTTTTATGCAATCTTCTGTACCAAGTTGCTGATTATGCCCTTTTATTTTGCATCTGTATTCAGTAGCAAAAAGATAGTTTCAAGGATTCATAAAGATAGTTTATAGGTTAAATTATGTTTGAGGAGTACTTTGTTTTTTTCTCTGCCTTTACTACGTACTCTGTTTTATGTGGCAACGGAAGCAAATTTCATACAATGACCCTACATTTGCAGCACGTTATGATGCTAACCAGAGCTCATCTCCATTTGCCTCCTCTGCAGGATCAATGCTCGGTGGCCAAAATTGCCCCTCAGTATGATTTCCACGGTCATGTCTGGATCCATGGTGCGCATCAATAAGATCATCCTTTGATGATGACCAACTCTGTTACCTGGTCGTAGGACTTTGCTTTGTTGCTTCAACCGTTTATGTTAGGTGTTGTTTTGTGAGTGTACTGAAGCTTTTATATATGACTGTAAGTGGTGCGCCCGATAATCTTAGTTAATTTCTGAATGGTCATGTCTCCTATGCCATTCAGCTATTGAAGTTAATGTACTCAGCCTAGTGACCAGTTAAGCATATGGTTTTGATTGCTTGTCGCGCTGTTTCATTTTGACAATGCACTGTGTGTTTTCATCAAAAGTAGATTCTGCAGCAGTAGATGTTTACTCTGTAGTTCTTTATATTTATATGAACCAAATAGCTTTCCGGTCTGTTCACCCGTTGCTTTCGGTTCCCTCTGTTTTCTGAACTAGAGAGTGGGCAACCACTTGGCAAAGATCGTCCTAAACCCTAAAGTCAAAAACCAACATCATCAAATTGACCACTGTACTCTTTTTCTGTTCAAAAATTGACGTGTTGTACCCAAAACGACAATGATCACCGTCTGCCCGTGCTCCAACCCTGAGTCTATCCTAGTTGTTCATTTTGCGGCTTTCCTAGTTGTATTTCTACATCCACTGTTTTAGGTGCTATTCATCCACACAATGCTGTACTCCCTTTGTAAGGAAATATAATAGCGTTTAGATTACTAGTCAAAACacgcttatatttctttacagagggagtactaattatCCACGGTTAATGTAAGACATCTATTGGCTGAGAGAGACATAAAAGGACTAATAATTTCACATTAACCAAGAAttgaaaacatgaatattttttcatcTAAACTTATGAAATTTTTCTAGTGGACTTGGAACATTCTTCTTGTGAGCCCGTACAATTTTACCCTATACCTAATANNNNNNNNNNNNNNNNNNNNNNNNNNNNNNNNNNNNNNNNNNNNNNNNNNNNNNNNNNNNNNNNNNNNNNNNNNNNNNNNNNNNNNNNNNNNNNNNNNNNNNNNNNNNNNNNNNNNNNNNNNNNNNNNNNNNNNNNNNNNNNNNNNNNNNNNNNNNNNNNNNNNNNNNNNNNNNNNNNNNNNNNNNNNNNNNNNNNNNNNNNNNNNNNNNNNNNNNNNNNNNNNNNNNNNNNNNNNNNNNNNNNNNNNNNTTTGAAATATTGACATCTAAATATACTTAAGTGGGATTTCGTTTCATTTATTTTATTTGAACAAAAGAATGATGCAATTGGAATTTAATTAGTTGTCCCATTTATAAAATGATTTTGATTAGGCCGTCGGTCTTCACTTTTAAGAGATAATAGATCTACTACGTACAATATCATATCTACTGAACAGATTCAATCTATTCTTGAAATAGACAACTCGCACACACTCCCTTTCCAAAAAAAATATTCAAAACACCAAGCACTACAGTTAGATTTATTACATTTGTTGCTAAAATATCGGGTTTAAGCCCGAAACTGCGTGCGGATGGCCAGTGAGCTAAAAACCCGGAAGAATGGGTTATATTTTCCATAGAACATCATATAATGAAGTAATGAATAGGATAATATATGCAGTAATTTTCATAGAATTGCCGTACCCATGGCTGAGTAGACTTGATCGACGATCGTCACCGTCCAGACTGAGGAGCTATTCGTGATGGCAGCGCTTCCTGGACAGGAGAAGACGCATAAGCGGAAGTAGACACATGTTATGCTGGTGAGGACGTGGCCGGCGATGGTGATGAGCAGCAGGTGGAGATGGGAGATACTTCGGCCAAGTGCGTGAGTCCACTTCATCATTCACGTATTTCTTTTAACGGATCGTTCATGTACTTAACACTTATTCCTCCCGTCGCATCGCTTCAAATTAAGACAATGAAGGAAAAAATAATGGTAAGTCGAAGTGTATCGTAGTAATGTAAGCATGCATCCTCCTATGCTAGTTACTTTGTTTTTTAACCCGAAAACCATAGAACAGTAGTTCTacggtatatatattaattaaacAAAACTATATTACAAGGGTGAAAGGGTAGACTAGAAGGCCTAACCAATGCCAGCTCAAGGAAAAGAGATCATTGATTTACATGTTGCTATTTATCCAGCTTGAAAGCTCTTGAAAATGTTTCTCTTTCACTTTGAATCTAAGCAACTTATGATCCTGCTTAAGATAGAATCTCCACGCTTGGATCGACTGCTGCTATGCTCTGAATATCTTTCCATTGTGTTGCGTCCAAATATTCTAACATGCCAACATAACAATCTCAGATGCATTGTTCTTGGGTAGCAAATCCATGGCCAAGTTTATTTCCTCAAACACTGAAGTGCCTCTTTTTTTACCAGGGATAATTGTGTTCCAACACTCCTGTGCAAAATGGCAGTCCCATAGCAGATGCATTGTGGTTTCTTCAACACTTTGACTGCAGTTGGGGCAGAAGGGATTGTCTAAATGCATTCCTTTTCTTTTGAGCAGGGTTCTAGTGTTAATTCTGTAGTGAGCTACTAACCAAAGGAAAATTTTGTGCTGAAGCCTGCCTCAGCTATTCCATATTAATTTGAAAAATGGATGCCCATCTTCATCTCCCATCGATCTTTTATACATCTGCATGGGTGAGTATCTATTGGCTGATCCATTACAAATCCACTTATCCTTTCCACTTGGCTCAGGTTGTGGAATGATTTCCTTTAAACTGTTGGATTGTTCAAAAGCAGCAGTTGACATTGGCAAATGAAAATGCACTGTCAGATCTTGAGAAGCATTGAATTTTTGCAGTGAGATTGAATCATCTATAGCAAAAGAGTGCAATTCAGGAAATTTGAGTTGAGGCTTTCCAGCATAGAAACGTTTGTCCTGAAGATACTTTGCATGAACTTGACACTTTGAACTCAGCCCAGAGAGCAAGGTGGgccttccaccagaaagatcctTTTAGTTTGTCCAGAGGCAGATTCAGACTTATATTTTTCCTAGATGAGTTTGATCCAAGGGATGTCCTCCTTATTTAAGAAATCGTGGACATTTTTCATGAGTAGAGCCTTATTATGTGTACCAATGTCAACAATTCCAAGACCCCCTTGTTTCTTTGGCTTACAAACTTTGGACCATGCAATTAGAGCTGTGCCTTTGTCCTCCATTCCAAATTTCCTCCATAGGAAGTTCCTAAGATACTTATTAACTTGCTCAATCACTCTAATTAGCAGAGCCAGGGTGCACATAAAAAATGTTGGGAGTGCTGAGAAGACTGACTTAATTAACATGAATATTCCATCATATGACAGGAGAGTGGAACACCCAATAAGTCTTCTTTCAATTCTCTACATGATTGAGTGGAAGTCTTCTATTCTCAACCTATAGGTGCTCAAAGGGAGCCCCAGGTAGGTGAAAGCAAAGGACCCCAGCTTGCAACCTAAAATGTTCAACAGATGGGATGTTTGAATCTTAGGTACATTAATTGGGACCAACATGGATTTCTCATAGTTCACTTTAAGCCCAGTGAAAGGCAGAGTAATACATTGGATTATTTGTAAGACATATAGCACTTTGGCTATCACAAAATATGGTAGGgaaagatgaatctccacaaagctcagtatacaaacctctcaaccagatagcttctttgcactCCTCAGAAATAGATGTCATGgatctaagactgatagtagaatggggggtaggtatgaggaggcaagatcctagctatggagtag
The sequence above is drawn from the Triticum aestivum cultivar Chinese Spring chromosome 7A, IWGSC CS RefSeq v2.1, whole genome shotgun sequence genome and encodes:
- the LOC123153811 gene encoding uncharacterized protein, whose translation is MHRRWGPRRRSARLLARADLISELPDDLLLLVLTRLHCAATAARTGILSRRWRSLWPRLRRIVFHDVPFRSLEAVLGCFPLPPPAVSLIVIRLPKQDNRVPKEQRADDEARVNSLLRAAARLEPEMFIFELPSELIEGSFVVDLPCFHRATTIMLLLSSVVCSLPAGVEFPALETLSLSYCTANIDRLLSCCPRLRTLYLTLVSFDKDGLTVNSASLQEIAVVACRVSNINIVAPVLKQLSMTIHTSEEVSVSALAPMVEKVSWHCSWFVAPMFGVWQLDSLELKTAERQGQLPSLHIHASAYTSLFVILHGGVGTFAQELEKHMIAKFSVLELHLTANGHVFGALVFHILGMNLIRCATQMLSVDLQTSEENEECTFDCPCEPTGWRSQMISLTALEEVEINGFGGDDHEIDFLKLIFKGAPMLKKVIVKLSDGASSSSDGCTNIYNMFKAYSSVEFYVYLSSGEYVLHA